A part of Variovorax sp. HW608 genomic DNA contains:
- a CDS encoding response regulator transcription factor has protein sequence MRDLPTIAIVDDDESVRDTTKDLLESAGLSAATFRSAERFLLSKDTCAIKCLVADMRMPGMTGLELHRHLDAAGTPIPTILITAYPDEGARAHALKAGVICFLAKPFSAEDLLACVEMALQAA, from the coding sequence GTGCGCGACCTGCCGACCATAGCGATCGTCGATGACGATGAATCGGTTCGAGACACCACGAAAGACCTGCTCGAATCTGCCGGCTTGTCCGCCGCCACCTTCCGGTCCGCCGAGCGCTTCCTGCTATCGAAGGACACATGCGCCATCAAGTGCCTGGTCGCCGACATGCGAATGCCGGGGATGACCGGGCTCGAGCTGCACCGCCACCTGGACGCCGCTGGCACTCCGATTCCGACGATCCTCATCACCGCCTACCCCGACGAAGGGGCGCGCGCGCACGCCCTGAAGGCGGGCGTGATCTGCTTTCTGGCAAAGCCCTTCAGTGCCGAAGACCTCCTCGCCTGCGTCGAGATGGCCCTGCAGGCTGCGTGA
- a CDS encoding enoyl-CoA hydratase-related protein, whose amino-acid sequence MQPLLNLLYEKRAGIAYVTINRPQSMNALNQTALDELVSVMGDAREDPVVRGVIVTGAGDKAFVTGADIAEIASTSAIDAQAFTRRHRHAFDLIEGLGKPVIAAVNGFASGEGCELAMACTVRLATTHARFGGPEAKLFVRGFGGTQRLLRLVGKGRALQLILTADTIDATEAYRNGLVNEIVDADQLIPRAEAILAMGLNTPIARAIAGMPRPRAQ is encoded by the coding sequence ATGCAACCGCTGCTGAACCTCCTCTATGAAAAGAGGGCGGGCATCGCCTACGTCACCATCAACCGCCCGCAGTCGATGAACGCGCTGAACCAGACGGCGCTCGACGAGCTGGTGTCGGTGATGGGGGACGCGCGAGAGGACCCCGTAGTGCGTGGCGTGATCGTGACCGGCGCGGGCGACAAGGCCTTCGTCACCGGGGCCGACATCGCCGAGATCGCGTCGACATCCGCCATCGATGCGCAGGCCTTCACGCGCAGACACCGGCACGCCTTCGATCTGATCGAGGGCCTCGGCAAGCCGGTGATTGCAGCCGTGAATGGCTTCGCATCGGGCGAAGGGTGCGAACTGGCGATGGCTTGCACCGTGCGTCTCGCAACGACACATGCGAGATTCGGCGGGCCGGAAGCGAAGCTCTTCGTGCGCGGTTTCGGAGGGACGCAGCGCCTCCTGCGTCTCGTCGGCAAGGGCCGTGCGCTGCAGCTCATTCTCACGGCGGACACGATCGACGCGACAGAAGCGTACCGGAACGGCCTCGTCAACGAGATCGTCGATGCAGACCAGCTCATCCCCCGTGCGGAAGCGATCCTCGCAATGGGGCTGAACACGCCGATTGCCCGCGCCATCGCTGGCATGCCACGACCCAGGGCGCAGTGA
- a CDS encoding ABC1 kinase family protein gives MREASAVRDLPRLHEISLVLIRHGLGDLVRRLGVASLLERAGEILHWGQVTHSAQLEPQQRLRLALEELGPTFIKLGQMLSLREDLLPPSWTTELARLRSNAAPVPFEHILQVIERSLGTPHAQAFVDLEREPTGSASIAQVHRARLHDGRAVVLKVRRPGIEAKVEADLRLLSHLAQFVEKEVPEVRRYQPVHIVEEFRRSTMRELDLATEAHNIERFERNFRGEPHVLIPHVFPQWTSEVMNVQEHIDGISAEDPAAVERAGLDLKLLAERGVDNVLKMILEDGFFQADPHPGNVIYLPGNRIAMIDFGMTGRLSLGRRNQIMNLLAGITRRDSEPMVDVLLDWAGAEAVDEEGLAADVDELVADYGDLPVKDMRIGELIGRITAMLRTHGIVLPSDLTLMFKALITLEGSGRKYDPEFVLADRLKPYVERALAARYAPAELGRRGGAGIGQFLDLMRAMPRDLARLLKDARRGRLRMDVDLKRLDIFVGKLDRTINRITIGIMTASVVIGSSIVMTVTSGPQVFGIPIFTVLGSFGYLLAFVNSVWVVLSIWRTRSH, from the coding sequence GTGCGCGAGGCCAGTGCGGTGCGGGACCTGCCGCGCCTCCACGAGATCAGCCTGGTATTGATCCGCCACGGACTCGGCGATCTCGTTCGGCGACTGGGCGTTGCCTCGCTCCTGGAGCGCGCTGGCGAAATACTCCATTGGGGCCAGGTTACGCACAGTGCGCAACTCGAGCCGCAACAGCGACTGCGCCTCGCTCTCGAAGAGCTCGGCCCTACCTTCATCAAGCTGGGGCAGATGCTTTCGCTGCGCGAGGATCTGCTTCCACCGAGTTGGACAACGGAACTCGCACGCCTGCGCAGCAACGCGGCGCCGGTGCCGTTCGAACACATCCTGCAGGTGATCGAGCGGTCGCTCGGCACGCCGCACGCGCAAGCCTTCGTCGATCTCGAACGGGAACCGACGGGGTCCGCCTCCATCGCGCAAGTACATCGCGCGCGATTGCACGACGGCCGCGCAGTCGTGTTGAAGGTCCGCCGCCCCGGCATCGAAGCCAAGGTAGAGGCCGACCTGCGGCTGCTGTCGCATCTCGCGCAGTTCGTCGAAAAGGAGGTACCCGAGGTGCGCCGCTACCAGCCGGTGCACATCGTCGAAGAGTTTCGGCGCTCGACAATGCGCGAGCTGGATCTTGCCACCGAGGCGCACAACATCGAGCGCTTTGAACGCAACTTCCGGGGCGAGCCACACGTCCTGATCCCGCACGTCTTCCCTCAGTGGACCAGCGAAGTGATGAACGTGCAGGAGCACATCGACGGCATCAGCGCCGAGGACCCGGCTGCGGTGGAACGTGCCGGACTCGATCTCAAGTTGCTCGCAGAGCGCGGCGTCGACAACGTGCTCAAGATGATTCTCGAGGATGGCTTCTTCCAGGCCGATCCGCACCCCGGCAACGTGATCTACCTGCCGGGCAATCGCATCGCGATGATCGACTTCGGCATGACCGGCAGGCTGTCGCTTGGGCGCCGTAATCAGATCATGAATTTGCTTGCCGGGATCACGCGCCGCGACAGCGAGCCCATGGTCGACGTGCTGCTCGATTGGGCCGGTGCAGAGGCGGTCGATGAAGAGGGGCTCGCCGCCGACGTCGACGAACTCGTGGCCGACTACGGCGACCTGCCGGTCAAAGACATGCGCATCGGCGAATTGATCGGTCGAATCACGGCGATGCTGCGGACGCACGGCATCGTGCTGCCGTCCGACCTCACGCTGATGTTCAAGGCGCTGATCACACTGGAAGGGTCCGGACGAAAATACGATCCGGAGTTTGTGCTCGCCGACCGGCTCAAGCCTTATGTCGAGCGCGCGCTCGCCGCGCGCTACGCGCCGGCGGAGTTGGGGCGCCGTGGTGGCGCCGGCATCGGCCAGTTTCTCGATCTGATGCGAGCCATGCCGCGCGACCTTGCGCGGCTGCTCAAGGATGCGCGCCGCGGGCGCCTGCGAATGGATGTCGATCTGAAGCGGCTCGACATCTTCGTGGGCAAGCTCGACCGTACGATCAACCGCATCACGATCGGCATCATGACCGCCTCGGTCGTCATCGGCTCATCGATCGTGATGACGGTCACCTCCGGTCCGCAAGTCTTCGGCATTCCGATCTTCACGGTGCTTGGCTCGTTTGGCTATCTGCTCGCGTTCGTGAACAGCGTGTGGGTCGTGCTGTCGATCTGGCGTACGCGGTCGCACTGA
- a CDS encoding DUF6781 family protein, producing the protein MACHQQAPNWSILTPHRFTGGREMTDPTDPAGSAASAPAEAQADELAIRERVRELTTQMLAGGRLDTEGVKEVVRTMSGGVSKPPLEGPQAREAFAEAIRGLDEALHASSLATHAALQALVARGKEFSDNDLKNAFAALQILQQDYVAVANRIADATTGNLRRELVDLSLHAQRVGADASVRFAQVMSEFANRIGSYRAGSVPGIDSVRQYGANMTLLTSGLLAGFADALRQQSEIKKAK; encoded by the coding sequence ATGGCCTGTCATCAACAAGCACCGAATTGGTCTATCCTGACTCCCCATCGTTTCACAGGAGGGCGCGAAATGACCGATCCCACAGATCCGGCGGGGAGCGCTGCCTCCGCGCCGGCTGAAGCGCAGGCCGACGAACTGGCGATCCGCGAGCGGGTGCGCGAACTGACCACGCAGATGCTGGCGGGCGGTCGCCTCGACACCGAGGGCGTCAAGGAAGTCGTGCGGACGATGAGCGGCGGCGTGTCGAAGCCGCCGCTCGAGGGTCCACAGGCACGCGAGGCGTTCGCGGAGGCGATCCGCGGCCTTGACGAGGCGCTGCACGCTTCATCGCTGGCGACCCACGCGGCACTGCAGGCGCTGGTGGCGCGCGGCAAGGAGTTTTCGGACAATGATTTGAAGAATGCGTTCGCGGCCCTGCAGATACTGCAACAGGACTACGTCGCGGTCGCCAACCGGATTGCCGATGCCACCACCGGCAACCTGCGCCGTGAACTCGTCGATCTCTCGCTGCATGCGCAGCGCGTCGGCGCCGATGCCAGCGTGCGCTTCGCACAGGTGATGAGCGAATTTGCCAATCGCATCGGCTCGTATCGCGCGGGGTCGGTGCCCGGGATCGACTCCGTGCGCCAATACGGCGCCAACATGACGCTGCTCACCAGCGGGCTGCTCGCCGGATTTGCAGACGCGCTGCGCCAGCAGTCAGAAATCAAGAAAGCGAAGTAG
- a CDS encoding M16 family metallopeptidase, with protein MPHVQSASVGVFLRVGSRDETAVTNGIGHVLEHMAFKGTTTRSVQAINLDAERLGADVNAFTGKDSTGYFMTGLGRHAQQLLRMTSDIVLNSTFPDSELHRELEVIRQEAIEYEEDPEDCSSELLDRAIWGDDPMGMPVIGTVGNIEGFARQDLVRHVQSHYVAEKAVVAAAGNFDVEAWVALAGELFAAMPQSADLPVSRQPAPAKYVGLAMARRFTQVSQVFLNIAYPLAPVREEEMSQQRWRLVASLAANLFGGGMSAPLVDTVREQLGLAYTAHSTMDSGDVWANFVMHAVTTPNKLDALVTATGDLLRAQATTIDPVHLERAKNQLTVSRVRAGERTYATMEQAVEELFASGTVTPMAEAIAMIDDIGAEEVRAVFERMLANPPALAITGKGASARTARQLAARLAA; from the coding sequence ATGCCTCACGTGCAGAGCGCCAGTGTGGGCGTGTTCCTGCGTGTCGGCTCCCGCGACGAGACGGCGGTCACTAACGGCATCGGCCATGTCCTGGAGCACATGGCATTCAAGGGGACCACCACCCGCTCCGTGCAGGCCATCAACCTGGATGCGGAGCGGCTGGGCGCGGATGTCAACGCGTTCACTGGCAAGGACAGCACCGGCTACTTCATGACCGGCCTGGGCCGGCACGCGCAGCAGCTGCTGCGCATGACGTCCGACATCGTTTTGAACAGCACATTTCCCGACAGTGAATTGCACCGCGAGCTGGAAGTGATTCGCCAGGAGGCCATCGAGTACGAGGAGGATCCGGAGGATTGCTCCAGCGAATTGCTCGACCGCGCGATCTGGGGCGACGACCCGATGGGCATGCCTGTGATCGGCACCGTCGGCAACATTGAAGGCTTTGCACGGCAAGACCTCGTCCGCCACGTGCAGTCCCACTACGTCGCGGAAAAGGCAGTCGTCGCTGCGGCCGGGAACTTCGACGTCGAAGCCTGGGTGGCGCTCGCCGGGGAACTATTTGCAGCGATGCCCCAGTCGGCCGACCTACCCGTGTCGCGACAGCCGGCGCCCGCGAAGTACGTGGGTCTCGCCATGGCCCGGCGCTTCACGCAGGTGTCGCAAGTGTTTTTGAACATTGCCTACCCGCTTGCGCCCGTGCGCGAGGAAGAGATGTCGCAGCAGCGCTGGCGCCTTGTGGCTTCGCTGGCGGCCAACCTGTTTGGAGGCGGGATGTCGGCGCCCCTGGTCGACACCGTCCGGGAGCAGCTCGGCCTGGCCTACACGGCCCATTCCACGATGGACAGCGGGGACGTCTGGGCCAACTTCGTGATGCATGCGGTCACTACCCCCAACAAGCTGGACGCGCTGGTGACGGCGACGGGCGACCTGCTGCGTGCGCAGGCCACCACCATCGATCCGGTGCACCTGGAGCGGGCGAAGAACCAGCTGACCGTGTCCCGGGTGCGCGCCGGAGAGCGGACCTACGCAACGATGGAGCAGGCCGTCGAAGAGCTCTTCGCCAGCGGGACCGTGACGCCGATGGCTGAAGCGATTGCGATGATCGATGACATCGGAGCGGAAGAAGTGCGTGCGGTCTTCGAGCGGATGCTGGCCAACCCCCCGGCGCTGGCGATTACCGGCAAGGGCGCCAGCGCGCGAACCGCCCGGCAGCTGGCGGCGCGCCTGGCTGCCTGA
- a CDS encoding helix-turn-helix domain-containing protein, producing the protein MTQGKRISADIGDDALHAIRELGAAAKLGRLAAGEGQTTAAARLGVHVQTIGRIESGEPGVAIGHVLGLLALYGIGVRLQQPEGR; encoded by the coding sequence ATGACTCAAGGCAAGCGCATCTCGGCAGACATCGGCGACGACGCCTTGCATGCAATCCGAGAGCTGGGGGCAGCGGCCAAGCTGGGCCGATTGGCGGCAGGCGAAGGCCAGACCACCGCGGCCGCGCGCCTGGGCGTGCATGTCCAAACCATCGGCCGCATTGAATCGGGTGAACCCGGTGTCGCCATCGGGCACGTGCTGGGCCTCCTCGCGCTCTACGGCATCGGCGTCAGGCTGCAGCAGCCGGAAGGCCGCTGA
- a CDS encoding TauD/TfdA dioxygenase family protein, with translation MSLIARLCMGLLGWALACNVWAWADKPLARDRSAQISEVHLGQVSRDPAQFDEIKAALLKHRVLFFRGQDITRDEHVAFARCFGKLEDHPVVGSDPDHPGLVRIYRSDNRHSYENTYHCDGLWRPNPAMGAVLRCIECPEIGGDTIWVNMVKAYEELPQEIKQKIAGLRAKASIEHSFGAVMTPEARAKLGRENPPAEHPVVRIHPETGEKLLFVGAGFTTHFVNYNTPENVRHGIDKAPGAALLLNYLISRASIPEYQVRWSWQPGDIAVWDNRSTQHYALNDYWPAPRKMERAGIVGEVPY, from the coding sequence ATGAGCCTGATTGCACGCCTGTGCATGGGGCTGCTGGGCTGGGCGCTCGCCTGCAATGTCTGGGCCTGGGCCGACAAGCCCCTTGCTCGGGATCGAAGCGCTCAGATTTCGGAAGTGCATCTCGGACAGGTGTCGCGCGATCCGGCGCAATTCGACGAGATCAAGGCTGCGCTGCTCAAGCATAGGGTGCTGTTCTTTCGCGGGCAGGACATCACGCGCGACGAGCACGTGGCGTTTGCGCGCTGCTTCGGCAAGCTGGAGGACCACCCCGTGGTAGGCAGCGACCCCGACCATCCGGGCCTGGTACGCATCTACCGCAGCGACAACCGGCACAGCTACGAAAACACCTATCACTGCGATGGCCTGTGGCGTCCGAACCCGGCCATGGGTGCGGTACTGCGCTGCATCGAGTGCCCGGAAATCGGCGGCGACACCATCTGGGTGAACATGGTGAAGGCTTACGAAGAGTTGCCCCAGGAAATCAAGCAGAAGATCGCCGGCCTGCGCGCCAAGGCCAGCATCGAACACTCCTTCGGCGCGGTCATGACGCCGGAGGCGCGCGCCAAGCTGGGCCGGGAGAACCCGCCGGCCGAGCATCCGGTGGTGCGCATCCACCCCGAAACCGGCGAGAAATTGCTGTTCGTCGGCGCCGGGTTCACCACCCACTTCGTCAACTACAACACGCCGGAGAACGTGCGCCATGGCATCGACAAGGCACCCGGCGCCGCCTTGCTGCTGAACTACCTGATCAGCCGCGCCAGCATCCCCGAATACCAGGTGCGCTGGTCGTGGCAGCCCGGTGACATTGCCGTCTGGGACAACCGAAGCACCCAGCACTATGCCCTGAACGACTACTGGCCTGCCCCGCGCAAGATGGAACGCGCCGGCATCGTGGGTGAGGTCCCTTACTGA
- a CDS encoding 3-keto-5-aminohexanoate cleavage protein — translation MNFLDGHLFPENQQPLIITAAPYAPGWLPSDFPEDIPVTMEQQVQKALDCYNAGATVLHLHVRELDGKGSKRLSKFNELIAGVRKAVPEMIIQVGGSISFAPESEGEAAKWLSDDTRHMLAELEPKPDQVTVTVNTSQMNVTEQAELADFAGTSRENPAIFNAYKEMTVPAQPGWVEEHVRRLSAAGIQSAFQCYNINSFESVERLMRRGIYKGPLVMNWVAIGGGMDKPSIYSLANFVREVPDGAVLTVESHVRNVLPVNMWGISMGLHVRCGTEDGLWNQSRTAKASTVSQIEQLVRISREFGRPIATAQQAREISKIGVFYDTADESLQANGFAPNRNGGNQGFLRKAA, via the coding sequence ATGAACTTTCTCGATGGACACTTGTTCCCCGAAAACCAGCAACCCCTGATCATCACGGCCGCGCCCTATGCGCCCGGCTGGTTGCCCAGCGACTTTCCCGAAGACATCCCCGTCACGATGGAGCAGCAGGTCCAGAAGGCACTGGACTGCTACAACGCTGGCGCCACCGTGCTGCATCTGCACGTGCGCGAACTCGACGGCAAAGGCAGCAAGCGCCTGTCGAAGTTCAACGAACTGATCGCCGGCGTGCGCAAGGCAGTGCCGGAAATGATCATCCAGGTGGGCGGCTCGATCAGTTTCGCGCCGGAATCGGAAGGCGAAGCCGCCAAGTGGTTGAGCGACGACACCCGCCACATGCTGGCAGAACTCGAGCCCAAGCCCGACCAGGTCACCGTGACGGTGAACACCTCGCAGATGAATGTGACCGAGCAGGCCGAGCTGGCTGATTTCGCAGGGACCTCACGCGAGAATCCCGCCATCTTCAACGCCTACAAGGAGATGACGGTCCCCGCGCAGCCTGGCTGGGTGGAAGAGCATGTGCGCCGCCTCTCTGCAGCCGGCATCCAGAGTGCCTTCCAGTGCTACAACATCAACAGCTTCGAGTCGGTCGAGCGCCTGATGCGCCGTGGCATCTACAAGGGCCCGCTGGTCATGAACTGGGTGGCGATTGGTGGCGGTATGGACAAGCCCAGCATCTACAGCCTGGCCAACTTCGTGCGCGAGGTGCCCGATGGCGCGGTGCTGACGGTGGAAAGCCACGTGCGCAACGTGCTGCCGGTGAACATGTGGGGCATCTCAATGGGCCTGCACGTGCGCTGCGGCACCGAAGACGGCCTGTGGAACCAATCGCGCACCGCCAAGGCGAGCACCGTTTCGCAGATCGAGCAGTTGGTGCGCATCTCGCGCGAGTTCGGACGCCCCATCGCAACCGCCCAGCAGGCACGCGAGATCAGCAAGATCGGCGTGTTCTACGACACGGCGGACGAGTCGTTGCAGGCCAACGGTTTTGCGCCCAACCGGAACGGGGGCAATCAGGGCTTCCTGCGCAAAGCGGCCTGA
- a CDS encoding sulfatase-like hydrolase/transferase: MAYRQHRVVSLIDYVWGAILLIPALTIFSSTHVWDIGAAYLFAATAVFFGLLRAILGLRVFLVLTYVPALFGVLAVGADLLRDVNLLEAALIRPDPDEAWPEIQPHAQWIALTAVLLAAPIWVVFRTPSTRTARGKWPSATLATISVAAVTCGAVFHDTVLRAWPLNVISVAVASAIGRDDFISTASPYAAVNPRSASASWGASRVPGLHPQNETYILIIGETLRADRLGACGGQKQVGISHQDAIIYCDVTSGSSSTHTSVPLLVSREMPGGAFRVSKDATFMKAFEEAGFHTYWLAVQERGIAWPDANTEMFVTIKRTDRESLLPSLRLVLAQNAPKKLIVVHAYGAHFSYCDRYDPATAAFQADCSKLSELPDDSTLPDFIRAYDNAAAESLRFVDAVISEAAQARDSSFVMYTADHGENLLDDGRKLFQHALKDPTRWDTTVPAVMWASDEWRAGNSARWERLRVNHEAKVMHADLVPTLLGSAAITYVDDRRVAVDLGAMSPAADRTRWVTRRLGEKINGDQLRQVHPERQ, from the coding sequence ATGGCATACAGACAGCACCGCGTCGTCAGTTTGATCGACTATGTCTGGGGCGCCATCCTGCTGATCCCAGCCCTGACGATCTTTTCATCCACGCACGTCTGGGATATTGGGGCCGCCTACCTCTTTGCCGCAACCGCAGTGTTCTTTGGCTTGCTTCGGGCGATCCTGGGGCTTCGAGTATTCCTGGTGCTCACCTACGTCCCGGCGCTGTTCGGCGTCCTGGCCGTGGGAGCCGATCTTCTACGCGATGTCAACCTTCTCGAGGCGGCCTTGATTCGGCCGGACCCAGACGAAGCGTGGCCAGAAATTCAGCCTCATGCCCAGTGGATAGCCCTGACCGCGGTCCTGCTTGCCGCGCCGATCTGGGTGGTGTTTCGCACGCCGTCAACCCGGACGGCGCGCGGGAAGTGGCCTTCGGCTACCCTCGCGACAATCAGTGTCGCCGCAGTCACATGCGGCGCCGTCTTTCATGACACTGTGCTGCGCGCGTGGCCGCTGAATGTGATTTCCGTCGCCGTGGCTTCTGCGATCGGCCGTGACGACTTCATCTCGACGGCGTCGCCCTATGCGGCCGTCAACCCTCGGTCGGCGTCCGCGAGTTGGGGCGCCTCGCGGGTGCCGGGACTTCACCCGCAGAACGAGACATACATCCTCATCATCGGGGAAACACTGCGTGCCGACCGGCTCGGTGCATGCGGCGGCCAAAAGCAGGTCGGCATCAGCCATCAAGACGCGATCATCTATTGCGATGTGACGTCCGGATCCAGCAGCACGCATACGTCGGTCCCTCTGCTCGTATCGCGCGAAATGCCTGGCGGTGCGTTTCGGGTCAGCAAGGACGCAACATTCATGAAGGCTTTCGAGGAAGCTGGATTTCACACCTATTGGCTTGCCGTCCAGGAAAGAGGCATTGCGTGGCCTGACGCGAATACCGAAATGTTCGTGACGATAAAGAGGACCGATCGAGAAAGCCTTCTGCCATCGCTCAGATTGGTGCTCGCGCAGAACGCGCCCAAGAAATTGATCGTGGTGCATGCCTACGGCGCACACTTTTCGTACTGCGATCGCTATGACCCCGCAACAGCTGCTTTCCAGGCCGACTGCTCGAAGCTTTCCGAACTCCCGGATGATTCCACGCTGCCGGATTTCATCCGCGCCTACGACAACGCCGCAGCCGAATCCCTCCGATTCGTCGATGCCGTGATCTCGGAGGCAGCGCAGGCGCGCGACTCGTCCTTCGTGATGTACACGGCTGACCATGGCGAGAACCTGCTTGACGACGGACGAAAGCTTTTTCAGCACGCGCTGAAAGATCCGACGCGCTGGGACACGACCGTCCCGGCCGTCATGTGGGCGAGCGATGAATGGCGCGCCGGCAACTCGGCGCGCTGGGAACGGCTCCGCGTCAACCATGAAGCCAAGGTGATGCATGCCGACCTTGTGCCCACCCTGCTCGGTTCCGCGGCCATCACGTATGTCGACGACCGGCGAGTGGCTGTCGATCTCGGAGCGATGTCACCGGCTGCTGATAGAACCCGGTGGGTAACGCGACGTCTCGGCGAGAAGATAAATGGCGACCAACTGCGCCAAGTACACCCCGAGCGGCAATAG
- a CDS encoding MarR family winged helix-turn-helix transcriptional regulator, with protein sequence MDFRPAELENFPGYFIRRLQQIAVAVFMEEAQPWGVTPVQFAALSAVIRQPGVDQRSLARLIGFDFSTTGSVIDRLQARGLVERRGSPKDRRVRLLYATSEGERLLKDAEPAVLRAQKRMLDPLPEDRRAQFMEMLTFLIHENNELARAPGPIVAREE encoded by the coding sequence ATGGACTTCAGGCCCGCAGAGCTAGAGAACTTTCCCGGCTATTTCATTCGACGCTTGCAGCAGATCGCGGTGGCTGTCTTCATGGAGGAAGCTCAGCCTTGGGGCGTGACACCGGTGCAGTTCGCGGCGCTGTCGGCCGTGATTCGACAGCCCGGTGTTGATCAACGCTCCCTGGCTCGTCTCATTGGTTTTGATTTTTCGACGACCGGAAGCGTGATCGACAGACTACAGGCACGGGGACTCGTGGAACGACGCGGGAGCCCGAAGGACCGTCGTGTCCGATTGCTCTACGCGACGTCAGAAGGGGAGCGTTTGCTGAAAGACGCGGAACCCGCAGTGCTGAGGGCCCAGAAACGGATGCTTGATCCGCTACCCGAGGACCGCCGTGCCCAATTCATGGAGATGCTCACGTTCTTGATTCACGAGAACAATGAGTTGGCACGTGCTCCCGGCCCTATTGTTGCGCGGGAGGAGTAG